The following is a genomic window from Pedobacter sp. KBS0701.
CAGACGATGCAACAGATTATCCACGATAAGCTGATCGGGAAGGCTAAAGAAAAATTATCTACGACGCGGATGTCCGTAAGTGAAATCGCCTATCAGCTTGGTTTTGAGCATCCCCAATCGTTCAATAAACTATTTAAAAGCAAGACCAAACAAAGCCCTCTGGATTTTCGTAAGGCCTTCAACTGAAAACGCCAGGGCATTATTATTTAAGCCAGAAGCCAAATACCTGTTGTTCTGGTATTTCCAATTATTATCAGGAACCGGCTGAACGTAGGATAGCGACTATTTGGTAACTTTGCTTAATGATATTCGTTAGAAGTTATGCGTGGTAACACTTTTCCCAAAAACCTGAGTCAAAACAAAGGACTCTCTATACGTATCATTTCTCCTGGATTCGGGCATATATCGCCAGAGTCTGCGACTCAGTATGGTCCTGTGCAACGCTTACCTTACTATTTCCTTCTTTTCGTCTTAAAGGGTAATAGTGAGGAGGTTATCGATGGGGAGACTATCAAAGTTGGGAGACACGAACTTTTTTTTGCATTACCCTATCAGCTTAGGCAACTCTCTACAACCCGTCACGGCGCAGACTACTATAAACTAGGCTTCGATGACGAATGCCTTTCGCGATTGCCGAGAAAGTTCCTATTCCTGCTCAACCCCCTGAACCAGATGAAAATAAGCTTTTTGCCCGATACTTCATTTAGGCTTTGTATTACATTTAAAACCTTACATCGCCTGCTGCGTACTGCCGATACCGACCCGGAACTGATCCTGGCTTACCTGAACAGCCTGCTTACAGAAATAAATGCTGCTTATTTTATAATGCATAAAAAGCAGACAACGGGAAATCTTGATAAATTTTTAGGTTTCAAGCTATTTGTGGAAGAAAATCTTACTGATCAACCGCCGATAACTGAGATCGCAGAAAAACTGGCCTTAAGCACAGATGGTTTGTATAGGATTGTAAAACAGCATGCCGGCATCTCACCGAAGGAATTCATTACAGGCCGATTAATCCTTGAGGCAAGGCGTAGAATCTATCACAACCAAAAAACATCTGTAAAGGAACTGGCCTTTGAGCTTGGCTTTAATGACCCGGGCTATTTTTCACGTTTGTTTAAAAAAGTAACCGGTAAAACGATAGCCGGCTTTTATCAGGATTTGTCCTTGTAAAAGCGGTTTTTGTCCGCATCCGTATAGTACCCAAACCCCACCTTTGTCAGAAATAATTTCATTATGGACAGACAATTTGGTAGAATATTGGTAACCGGTGCAAGCGGCTTAGTAGGTTCGAGGCTTTTGCCCCGCCTTTCCAGAGCAGGGTATGATTGTTTCGCCCTCGTACGTGGGAAGGAAGTCGGGGCCGGCGTAACGGCTATAGATGGGGATTTGTTTGATCCCGCAACGCTGGAAAAAGCGGTAAAAGGCGCGAAAGCCATCATTCACCTGGCAGCCGTGTTCCGCTCATCGAATACGGACCTGATCTGGAAGAGTAACCTTCAGGGCACGCAAAACCTCATAGATGCCGTAAAGACCCATGCCCCGGATGCACGCTTCATTTTTGCAAGTACCAGCCACGTTTACGATACAAACAATCCACATCCCGGCCGGGAGGACGATGTGCTTAACCCACAGCATGCCTATCCGGCCAGCAAAGTGGCTGCTGAAAAGGAATTACTTGAAAGCGGATTGAACTGGTCAGTTCTTCGTTTCCCATTTGTTTATGGGGATGGCGACAGCCACCTGGAAGAATTGCCCAAACACGTATCCGCGGCTAAATTTCATCCGGCGATGCGGATGAGCACCATCCACCACCGCGATATATATACTGCTATGATGATGGCTTTGCAGGGAATCATGGACAGCCGGGTGGTCAATATCGCAGATGAGGCACCAACAACACTTTACGAATTATTGCACCTTGTTGGTGAAACCATGATCTCATCCGCGGAGCCGCTGGTCAACCCCTGGTACCTGCATGCTGATACTTCGCTGGCCCGCGGTTTGGGCTTTCAACCCTCCGTGAGAACGGTTTATCAGGCGGTGCAGGAAAACCTGCTCTGAGCGCTTACCTGATTTGTCCGGCCCGCCTCATTTTTTACCATATGGTAAATGACTGTTTTACAATGTGTATTATCTTTACCTGATGGAAGCGATGATAAATCTTATCCTGCAGTTTGGTGACCTGAATAAACAGCAGATCGACTTTTTACTGAGCAAGGTTGAAATGCTCGAATTTAAAAAAGATGATTACCTCTCTGAAGCCGGGAAGGTGCCCCGTTATATGGCGTTTGTGCTGGAAGGCGTGTTCCGCTTCTGTTATTATAACAACAAGGGCGAAGAGGTCACCAATTATTTTGTAGAAGAAGGCAATTTTGTAGTTGATAATGAAAAATTCGAATCGCAGATCGCAGCGTCCGAATATGTACAGGCCGTTACCGATTGCAAAGTGCTTGTGTTCAACAAAAAAAACTGGGATGATATATCCCGCACCATTGTGGGCTGGGAAATGATGAAAGCCAACATGGTAAAAAAGTGCCTGACGCTGGCAATGGAGCGGCGCAGTCCGCTGGTTTCAGAAGACGCCACCAGGCGTTACCTGTCCTTTATTGAGGGCTTTCCCAATCTGATCAACCGCATCCCGCTTTCGCATGTGGCCTCCTACTTGGGCATCACCCAGCAATCGCTTAGCAGAATACGTCGTAACATTCGTTAGCGGTGCTTTTTACCAAATGGTAAATGTTTTCTGCCCATGATTTTCAACATTTGCTTATTCGTTTAAACAATTAAAAAGATGAGCAAAAAGATCGTATTAATAACCGGAACAAATAGCGGTTTTGGCTGGCTTACAGCCCATAGCTTGGCCGCCG
Proteins encoded in this region:
- a CDS encoding NAD(P)-dependent oxidoreductase translates to MDRQFGRILVTGASGLVGSRLLPRLSRAGYDCFALVRGKEVGAGVTAIDGDLFDPATLEKAVKGAKAIIHLAAVFRSSNTDLIWKSNLQGTQNLIDAVKTHAPDARFIFASTSHVYDTNNPHPGREDDVLNPQHAYPASKVAAEKELLESGLNWSVLRFPFVYGDGDSHLEELPKHVSAAKFHPAMRMSTIHHRDIYTAMMMALQGIMDSRVVNIADEAPTTLYELLHLVGETMISSAEPLVNPWYLHADTSLARGLGFQPSVRTVYQAVQENLL
- a CDS encoding AraC family transcriptional regulator, which gives rise to MRGNTFPKNLSQNKGLSIRIISPGFGHISPESATQYGPVQRLPYYFLLFVLKGNSEEVIDGETIKVGRHELFFALPYQLRQLSTTRHGADYYKLGFDDECLSRLPRKFLFLLNPLNQMKISFLPDTSFRLCITFKTLHRLLRTADTDPELILAYLNSLLTEINAAYFIMHKKQTTGNLDKFLGFKLFVEENLTDQPPITEIAEKLALSTDGLYRIVKQHAGISPKEFITGRLILEARRRIYHNQKTSVKELAFELGFNDPGYFSRLFKKVTGKTIAGFYQDLSL
- a CDS encoding Crp/Fnr family transcriptional regulator, which translates into the protein MEAMINLILQFGDLNKQQIDFLLSKVEMLEFKKDDYLSEAGKVPRYMAFVLEGVFRFCYYNNKGEEVTNYFVEEGNFVVDNEKFESQIAASEYVQAVTDCKVLVFNKKNWDDISRTIVGWEMMKANMVKKCLTLAMERRSPLVSEDATRRYLSFIEGFPNLINRIPLSHVASYLGITQQSLSRIRRNIR